From Xenopus laevis strain J_2021 chromosome 7L, Xenopus_laevis_v10.1, whole genome shotgun sequence, one genomic window encodes:
- the hells.L gene encoding helicase, lymphoid specific L homeolog, with product MPVGQSSAEQVSPAPKMEPSDDDPIITESMIKEEEKLEKAAEVEERKMIEKARMSWERDSNEMRYKRLQHLLEKSNIYSKFLLTKMEQQQLEEMRRKEKLEKKQKRVQPVKMQNQSSANEDQTGGRKKRQREENYNISDVMSKEEILSVSKKSKLEHEDENYSNKLTSEEIEKNGDSNSTIKDRLSQTVRNNAKQLLDPERKVNGQPVPFQQPKYFTGGVMRWYQIEGMEWLRMLWENGINGILADEMGLGKTVQCIATISMMVERGVPGPFFVCGPLSTLPNWVSEFKRFSPEIPVLLYHGNAQDRRRLARKINKREGSLQLFPVVITSFEIAMRDRPVLQHNAWKYMILDEGHRIKNMNCRLIQELKLFRSDNKLLLTGTPLQNNLSELWSLLNFLLPDVFDDLRSFESWFDISGISQNAADIVANEREQNILHMLHQILTPFLLRRLKCDVTLEVPPKREVIVYAPLTKKQETFYTAIVNKTIEKMLGQEKDCEEILSSPAVGRAKRRSRRAVNYSELDKDTPNDLEKLINQLIKQQEVEKERPSTKVHLPSDSQVNLKMRNIMMLLRKCCNHPYLIEYPLDPLTQNFKIDEELVNSSGKFLLLDRLLPEMKKRGHKVLIFSQMTMMLDILMDYCYYKKFNFCRLDGSMSYTDREENMRSFNTDPDVFIFLVSTRAGGLGINLTAADTVIIYDSDWNPQADLQAQDRCHRIGQTRPVVVYRLVTANTIDQKIVERAAAKRKLEKLVIHKNKFKGGQTGINQSKSCLDPQELLELLQSRDYEREVKGSSEKVISDKDLEMLLDRSDLVAQMKNNVLLQNAKQGVFKVVDSTEVTVS from the exons ATGCCTGTGGGACAGAGCTCGGCCGAACAGG TGTCACCTGCACCCAAAATGGAACCATCTGATGATGACCCAATAATAACCGAATCCATGATCAAAGAAGAGGAAAAACTGGAAAAGGCTGCGGAGGTGGAGGAGAGAAAGATGATTGAGAAG GCTCGTATGTCTTGGGAAAGGGATTCTAATGAGATGCGCTATAAAAGACTTCAGCACTTGCTTGAAAAAAGCAACATTTACTCCAAGTTCCTTTTGACAAAAATGGAACAGCAACAACTTGAG GAAATGAGGAGGAAAGAGAAACTTGAAAAGAAGCAGAAACGGGTTCAACCAGTGAAG atGCAAAACCAAAGTTCTGCAAACGAAGATCAAACAG GTGGTAGAAAGAAAAGGCAAAGAGAAGAAAACTACAATATTTCAGATGTTATGTCCAAGGAG gaaatTTTGTCTGTGTCAAAGAAGAGCAAGCTGGAACACGAG gatgAAAACTACTCCAACAAATTAACAAGTGAAGAAATCGAAAAAAATGGGGATTCCAACAGCACTATAAAAGATAGACTATCACAGACTGTAAGGAATAATGCAAAACAGTTGCTTGATCCAGAAAGGAAAGTCAATGGGCAGCCAGTTCCGTTTCAACAGCCAAAGTATTTCACTGGCGGAGTCATGCGGTGGTACCAGATCGAAGGAATGGAATGGCTCAGA ATGCTATGGGAGAATGGTATCAATGGCATATTGGCTGATGAGATGGGCCTAGGAAAAACAGTCCAGTGCATTGCTACTATATCCATGATGGTTGAAAGAGGAGTTCCAGGACCATTCTTTGTTTGTGGACCCTTATCCACCCTCCCTAACTGGGTGTCTGAATTTAAACGGTTTTCTCCAGAG attCCTGTTCTTTTGTATCATGGAAATGCCCAGGATAGGCGTCGGCTGGCAAGGAAGATTAATAAACGTGAAGGATCTTTGCAACTTTTTCCAGTCGTAATAACCTCATTTGAGATCGCCATGAGGGATCGTCCGGTTCTACAG CATAATGCCTGGAAATATATGATTTTGGATGAGGGGCACAGGATTAAAAACATGAACTGCCGTCTCATACAAGAGCTGAAACTGTTTCGTTCAGACAACAAACTGCTCCTCACTGGAACACCTCTACAGAATAATTTATCAGAACTCTGGTCTCTACTAAACTTTCTACTACCAGACGTGTTTGATGATTTAAGAAG ctttGAATCCTGGTTTGACATAAGTGGAATATCGCAAAATGCTGCAGATATTGTAGCCAATGAACGTGAGCAGAATATCTTGCATATGTTGCATCAG attttgacACCATTTCTATTGAGACGACTAAAATGTGATGTCACGCTGGAAGTTCCACCCAAGCGGGAAGTTATCGTGTATGCACCcctaacaaaaaaacaagaaactttctacaCTGCTATTGTAAATAAAACCATTGAGAAAATGCTTGGACAAGAAAAG GACTGTGAAGAAATCCTTTCATCACCTGCTGTGGGAAGAGCAAAAAGACGCAGCCGCAGAGCTGTCAATTACAGTGAACTAGATAAGGATACCCCAAATGACCTTGAGAAACTAATAAATCAACTTATTAAACAGCAAGAGGTGGAAAAAGAAAG GCCTTCAACTAAAGTGCACCTTCCATCAGATTCACAAGTAAATCTTAAAATGCGGAACATTATGATGCTTTTGAGAAAATGCTGTAATCATCCATATCTGATTGAATACCCTCTAGATCCATTAACTCAGAATTTTAAG ATTGATGAAGAACTGGTAAATAGTTCAGGAAAATTCCTTCTACTGGATCGGCTGCTGCCTGAAATGAAAAAGAGAGGTCATAAG GTCTTGATATTTTCCCAGATGACTATGATGTTGGACATATTAATGGACTACTGCTATTACAAAAAATTCAACTTCTGCAGGCTAGATGGTTCCATGTCGTATACAGATAGAGAGGAAAAT ATGCGGAGTTTTAACACAGACCCTGATGTTTTCATCTTCCTGGTCAGCACTCGTGCTGGGGGGCTGGGAATCAATCTTACAGCAGCTGATACAGTCATAATTTATGATAGTGATTGG AATCCCCAGGCTGACCTACAAGCACAGGACAGATGTCACAGGATTGGTCAGACAAGACCAGTTGTGGTTTATCGGTTAGTCACTGCAAACACGATTGACCAAAAGATAGTGGAGCGAGCCGCAGCCAAAAGAAAACTGGAGAAGTTGGTCATTCACAAAA ATAAATTCAAGGGTGGTCAAACAGGCATAAATCAGTCAAAGAGCTGTTTAGACCCGCAGGAACTTCTGGAGTTACTACAGTCACGGGATTATGAAAG AGAAGTAAAAGGGTCAAGTGAAAAGGTGATTAGTGATAAAGATCTGGAAATGTTACTAGACAGAAGTGATCTTGTTG CGCAAATGAAAAACAACGTCTTACTACAAAATGCAAAACAAGGGGTGTTCAAAGTTGTCGACAGCACAGAAGTCACTGTGTCGTGA